Proteins encoded in a region of the Marinococcus sp. PL1-022 genome:
- the prfA gene encoding peptide chain release factor 1, whose amino-acid sequence MLERLQTVEDRYEYLNEQLSDPEIANDPNKIKELSKEQAQMQRTVEVYREYKEARQQLDEAKSMLEDEHDAEMKDMVKSEVEELSERIESQEEELRRLLLPKDPNDDKNVIIEIRGAAGGEEAALFAADLYKMYTRYAEKQGWKAEIVESTASDLGGYREIIFMINGDSAYSKMKYENGAHRVQRVPSTESGGRVHTSTATVAVLPEAEEVEVDIHDKDIRVDTFAASGPGGQSVNTTMSAVRLTHVPTGIVASCQDGKSQIKNKEKAMTILRARVYDKFQQEAQAEYDENRKSAVGTGDRSERIRTYNFPQTRVTDHRIGLTLQKLDQILQGELDQVIEPLVMEEQAELMEKAGEA is encoded by the coding sequence GTGTTAGAGCGACTGCAGACGGTAGAAGACCGTTATGAATATTTAAACGAACAGCTGAGCGATCCGGAAATCGCAAACGATCCGAATAAAATCAAGGAGCTGTCCAAGGAGCAGGCACAGATGCAGCGGACCGTGGAGGTCTACCGGGAATACAAAGAAGCCCGGCAGCAGCTTGATGAAGCCAAGTCGATGCTTGAGGATGAGCACGATGCGGAAATGAAAGACATGGTAAAATCGGAAGTCGAAGAGCTGAGCGAGCGTATTGAAAGCCAGGAGGAAGAGCTCCGGAGGCTCCTTCTGCCGAAGGATCCAAACGATGACAAAAACGTCATTATTGAAATACGGGGAGCCGCGGGCGGTGAAGAAGCGGCGCTGTTTGCTGCTGATTTATACAAAATGTATACCCGTTACGCAGAAAAACAGGGGTGGAAAGCAGAAATCGTGGAATCGACTGCAAGCGACCTTGGCGGCTATCGGGAAATCATTTTTATGATTAACGGCGATTCGGCGTATTCGAAAATGAAATATGAAAACGGGGCCCACCGGGTTCAGCGGGTGCCAAGCACGGAATCCGGGGGACGCGTGCATACCTCAACAGCTACGGTGGCTGTCCTGCCGGAGGCCGAGGAAGTGGAAGTGGATATTCACGATAAGGATATCCGTGTCGATACGTTTGCAGCGAGCGGTCCCGGCGGCCAGAGCGTAAACACCACCATGTCGGCGGTACGGCTGACTCACGTGCCGACAGGTATTGTCGCTTCCTGTCAGGACGGCAAATCGCAGATTAAAAACAAAGAAAAAGCGATGACAATTCTTCGTGCCCGTGTGTACGATAAATTCCAGCAGGAAGCCCAGGCCGAATATGACGAAAACCGGAAATCGGCGGTGGGAACCGGGGACCGTTCCGAACGGATCCGGACATATAATTTCCCTCAGACGCGCGTAACCGATCACCGAATCGGCCTGACGCTGCAAAAGCTTGACCAGATTCTCCAGGGAGAGCTCGATCAGGTTATCGAGCCGCTTGTAATGGAAGAGCAGGCCGAGCTGATGGAAAAAGCAGGCGAAGCGTAA
- the rho gene encoding transcription termination factor Rho, giving the protein MAVNIAELETMTLKELYRLAKEYKVSYYSKLNKRELVFAILKGQAEKDGLMFMEGVLEIIQTEGYGFLRPINYLPSTEDIYISASQIRRFDLRNGDKVSGKVRPPKDSERYHGLLQVEAVNGEDPDSSKERPHFPALTPLYPEERMQMETRPNRASSRIIDLITPVGFGQRGLIVAPPKAGKTSLLKEVANSITENHPETELIVLLVDERPEEVTDIERSVDGDVASSTFDEVPENHIKVSELVLERAMRLVEHKKDVVILLDSITRLARAYNLVLPPSGRTLSGGIDPAALHRPKRFFGAARNIEEGGSLTILATALVETGSRMDDVIYEEFKGTGNMELHLDRRLAERRIFPSIDIRRSSTRKEELLVSKEHLDNLWAIRKTMNDSPDFVDHFIRRIKQTKTNEEFFEELQKDKQGKVTTGKK; this is encoded by the coding sequence TTGGCAGTCAACATCGCAGAGCTTGAGACAATGACGCTGAAAGAATTGTACCGGCTCGCCAAGGAATACAAGGTATCGTATTACAGCAAATTAAACAAACGGGAGCTCGTCTTTGCGATCTTAAAGGGGCAGGCGGAAAAAGACGGCCTGATGTTTATGGAAGGCGTGCTTGAAATTATCCAGACAGAGGGCTACGGTTTTCTGCGCCCGATTAACTACCTGCCGAGCACGGAGGACATTTACATCTCTGCCTCGCAGATCCGCCGTTTTGACTTGAGAAACGGGGACAAGGTTTCCGGAAAGGTACGGCCGCCGAAGGATTCGGAGCGGTACCACGGTCTGCTTCAGGTGGAAGCAGTCAACGGGGAAGACCCGGACTCCTCGAAGGAACGCCCGCATTTTCCGGCGCTGACGCCGCTGTATCCGGAAGAGCGAATGCAGATGGAGACCCGTCCCAACCGCGCGTCTTCACGGATTATTGACCTGATCACCCCGGTAGGCTTCGGCCAGCGCGGACTCATTGTGGCTCCGCCAAAAGCCGGAAAGACGTCGCTGTTAAAAGAAGTCGCCAACAGTATTACTGAAAACCATCCGGAAACCGAGCTGATTGTGCTGCTTGTGGATGAGCGTCCGGAGGAGGTCACTGACATCGAACGTTCTGTAGACGGGGACGTAGCCAGCTCTACATTCGATGAAGTGCCTGAGAACCACATTAAAGTTTCTGAGCTTGTGCTTGAACGGGCGATGCGGCTCGTGGAGCACAAGAAAGACGTCGTCATTCTGCTCGACAGCATCACCCGGCTTGCACGGGCGTATAACCTGGTGCTGCCGCCAAGCGGCCGGACGCTTTCCGGCGGTATTGACCCGGCAGCGCTTCACCGTCCGAAGCGCTTCTTCGGGGCGGCCCGCAATATTGAAGAAGGCGGAAGCCTGACCATTCTTGCGACGGCCCTTGTAGAAACCGGTTCGCGAATGGACGATGTGATTTATGAGGAATTTAAAGGCACAGGCAACATGGAGCTTCATCTTGACCGCCGTCTGGCCGAACGCCGTATCTTCCCATCGATCGACATCCGCCGCTCGAGCACCCGGAAAGAAGAGCTGCTCGTTTCCAAGGAGCATCTGGATAATTTATGGGCAATCCGCAAGACGATGAACGATTCTCCGGATTTCGTGGATCACTTTATCCGGCGCATTAAGCAGACCAAAACGAACGAGGAATTCTTTGAGGAGCTTCAAAAGGACAAGCAGGGAAAAGTAACGACCGGAAAGAAATAA
- the fsa gene encoding fructose-6-phosphate aldolase: protein MKFFVDTANIDEIREANDLGILAGVTTNPSLVAKEGVDFHERLKEITAIVDGSVSAEVISTEAEGMITEGRELAKIAPNITVKVPMTLEGMKAVKVFTEENIQTNVTLVFSSVQALIAARAGATYVSPFLGRLDDIGHNGLDLISEISEIFNVHGIETNIIAASVRHSTHVAEAAARGAHIATIPFKVVPGLLKHPLTDQGIEKFLSDWENRKQ, encoded by the coding sequence ATGAAGTTTTTTGTAGATACAGCGAATATCGATGAAATCAGAGAGGCAAATGACCTCGGGATTCTCGCCGGCGTCACCACGAATCCGAGTCTCGTCGCCAAAGAAGGCGTTGACTTTCATGAACGCTTAAAAGAGATTACTGCTATCGTTGACGGCTCCGTCAGTGCCGAGGTTATCTCGACGGAAGCGGAAGGCATGATCACAGAAGGCCGGGAGCTCGCAAAAATCGCTCCGAATATTACGGTTAAAGTTCCAATGACACTTGAAGGCATGAAAGCCGTAAAGGTCTTTACAGAAGAAAACATTCAAACGAATGTTACGCTCGTCTTTTCTTCCGTACAGGCGTTAATTGCGGCAAGAGCAGGCGCGACATACGTATCCCCATTCCTCGGACGTCTGGACGATATCGGTCATAACGGTCTGGACCTGATCAGTGAAATTTCTGAGATCTTTAACGTTCACGGCATTGAAACGAATATTATTGCAGCATCCGTGCGCCATTCCACCCACGTGGCAGAAGCAGCGGCCCGCGGTGCCCATATCGCGACCATTCCGTTTAAGGTTGTTCCTGGCCTTCTGAAGCATCCACTGACAGATCAGGGCATTGAAAAATTCCTGAGCGACTGGGAAAACCGTAAGCAGTAA
- a CDS encoding thymidine kinase — protein MAQLFFKYGTMNSGKSIEILKVAHNYEEQNKPVLIFTSGLDDRRGVGFVASRIGVEREAVPVFEETNIYDIVRQEEERPFCILVDEAQFLSQEHIIQLAEIVDNLDIPVMSFGLKNDFQNELFEGSKHLLLYADKIEEMKTICWFCHKKAVMNLRLDGEGRPIYTGDQIHIGGNDSYYPVCRRCHANPPIAL, from the coding sequence ATGGCGCAGTTATTTTTTAAATACGGCACAATGAACAGCGGCAAGTCCATCGAAATTTTAAAGGTGGCCCACAATTATGAAGAGCAGAATAAACCGGTGCTTATCTTCACCTCCGGCCTGGATGACCGGCGCGGTGTCGGATTTGTAGCAAGCAGAATCGGAGTGGAGCGTGAGGCTGTTCCAGTATTTGAAGAAACAAACATTTACGATATCGTCCGTCAGGAAGAAGAGCGTCCGTTCTGCATCCTCGTCGATGAGGCGCAGTTTCTGTCCCAGGAGCACATCATTCAGCTGGCGGAAATTGTTGATAACCTTGATATTCCGGTGATGAGCTTCGGTTTGAAAAACGATTTTCAAAATGAACTGTTTGAAGGCAGCAAGCATCTGCTTCTCTACGCGGACAAAATCGAGGAAATGAAGACCATCTGCTGGTTCTGTCATAAAAAAGCGGTCATGAATTTAAGGCTCGACGGCGAGGGGCGGCCGATTTATACAGGTGATCAGATTCATATCGGCGGCAATGATTCGTATTATCCGGTATGCCGGAGGTGTCACGCGAACCCGCCTATTGCCCTGTAA
- the glpX gene encoding class II fructose-bisphosphatase: protein MERSLSMELVRVTEAAALSSARWMGRGKKDEADDAATSAMRDVFDTIPMKGTVVIGEGEMDEAPMLYIGEKLGTGFGPRVDVAVDPLEGTEIVASGSWNALAVLAIADHGRLLHAPDMYMDKIAVGPEAIGTIDIDAPVADNLHAVAKAKGKDIEDVVVTILDRERHAKLIQDVRDTGARIKLIPAGDVAGAINTAFDETGVDILLGSGGAPEGVIAAVGLKCLGGEMQGKLLPQNDDELARCTEMGIDDVSRPLLMSDLVGGEDCIFAATGVTEGELLKGVNFKSSKATTQSLVMRAKSGTVRFVDGKHNVQKKPDFVIRDE, encoded by the coding sequence ATGGAAAGAAGTCTATCGATGGAGTTAGTACGAGTGACAGAAGCAGCGGCATTATCGTCTGCACGCTGGATGGGCCGGGGAAAAAAGGATGAGGCCGACGATGCTGCTACAAGCGCAATGCGCGATGTATTTGACACGATCCCGATGAAAGGGACCGTGGTCATCGGCGAAGGGGAAATGGACGAAGCGCCGATGCTCTACATTGGGGAAAAGCTCGGTACCGGCTTCGGCCCGAGAGTCGATGTGGCGGTAGACCCGCTTGAAGGTACAGAAATCGTCGCCAGCGGCTCCTGGAACGCCCTCGCGGTGCTTGCCATTGCTGACCATGGAAGACTTCTCCATGCTCCGGATATGTATATGGATAAAATTGCCGTAGGACCTGAAGCGATTGGGACAATTGATATCGATGCGCCGGTTGCAGACAACCTGCATGCTGTAGCAAAGGCAAAGGGCAAGGATATTGAAGACGTTGTAGTCACTATTTTAGACAGAGAGCGCCATGCCAAACTGATTCAGGACGTCCGCGACACCGGAGCCCGCATCAAGCTGATTCCCGCCGGGGACGTGGCGGGTGCAATTAATACCGCCTTTGATGAAACAGGTGTGGATATACTGCTTGGCTCCGGCGGAGCGCCGGAGGGCGTTATTGCCGCGGTCGGACTCAAGTGTCTGGGCGGGGAAATGCAGGGCAAGCTTCTTCCACAGAATGACGATGAGCTGGCCCGGTGCACGGAAATGGGCATTGATGACGTCAGCCGGCCGCTTCTTATGTCGGATCTGGTCGGCGGGGAGGACTGCATCTTCGCTGCTACCGGCGTAACGGAGGGCGAGCTGCTGAAGGGCGTGAATTTTAAAAGCTCCAAGGCGACCACCCAGTCCCTGGTCATGAGGGCGAAATCAGGGACGGTCCGTTTTGTCGACGGCAAGCACAACGTTCAGAAAAAACCGGATTTTGTCATCAGAGACGAATAG
- a CDS encoding type B 50S ribosomal protein L31: MKQQVHPEYHKVVFMDTSTGFKFLSGSTESSSETIEWEDGNTYPVIKIEVSSDSHPFYTGKQKQNTAGGRVDKFKRKYNR, from the coding sequence ATGAAACAACAAGTGCATCCGGAATATCATAAAGTTGTGTTTATGGATACAAGCACGGGATTCAAGTTTTTGAGCGGTTCGACAGAAAGCTCATCTGAAACTATCGAATGGGAAGACGGAAACACGTACCCAGTAATCAAAATTGAGGTAAGCTCCGACTCCCACCCGTTCTATACCGGCAAGCAGAAGCAGAACACTGCCGGCGGCCGTGTGGACAAGTTCAAAAGAAAATACAACCGCTAA
- a CDS encoding DUF2529 family protein: MKIFSTQLQGKFQSIMDQEEEFEDAARLGVQAVRGLGRLWVAGSPSAHSIALALASHPDAPAGTTAIIPSPETEALSEVDRLFLIIHPDEQEEMLSFIQTCENSETPLIIFTQDDARINELLGPLNCHISAPSADPVIPDETGERYGYPFDLSAFFAGQLLYLYIKELSDELE, from the coding sequence ATGAAAATTTTTTCTACCCAGCTCCAGGGTAAATTTCAAAGCATCATGGACCAGGAGGAAGAATTTGAAGATGCGGCACGTCTGGGCGTACAGGCTGTAAGGGGGCTCGGCAGGCTCTGGGTAGCGGGATCGCCGTCCGCCCATTCCATTGCTCTCGCGCTGGCCAGCCACCCGGATGCCCCGGCAGGAACGACAGCCATTATCCCCTCTCCCGAGACCGAGGCCCTGTCTGAGGTCGACCGTTTGTTTTTAATCATTCATCCCGACGAGCAGGAGGAGATGCTTTCGTTTATCCAGACATGCGAAAACAGCGAAACACCTTTGATTATTTTCACGCAGGATGATGCCCGTATCAACGAGCTGCTCGGGCCGTTAAACTGCCATATTTCAGCACCGTCGGCCGATCCCGTCATTCCGGACGAAACGGGAGAGCGCTACGGGTATCCATTTGACCTGTCTGCTTTCTTCGCCGGCCAGCTTTTATATTTATATATCAAAGAATTATCCGATGAACTCGAATAA
- a CDS encoding response regulator: protein MQRVLIVDDQMGIRLLLKEVLEEEGYTVKEAHNGELALHMVDEWTPEIFIIDMRLPGIDGLTLLKELQSISRLEGACMIIMTAFGEKEQVEAARQNGAAYYITKPFDIENLKSVIGKVSREG from the coding sequence ATGCAACGGGTGTTAATCGTAGATGATCAGATGGGAATCCGGCTTCTCTTAAAAGAGGTGCTCGAAGAAGAGGGGTACACCGTCAAGGAAGCACATAACGGCGAGCTTGCTTTACATATGGTGGATGAATGGACGCCGGAAATTTTTATCATCGATATGAGACTCCCGGGGATCGACGGGCTCACCTTGCTTAAAGAGCTTCAAAGCATCTCCCGCCTTGAAGGTGCCTGCATGATTATAATGACTGCCTTTGGCGAAAAGGAACAGGTGGAGGCGGCCAGACAAAACGGAGCTGCCTACTATATCACCAAGCCGTTTGACATTGAAAACTTAAAGAGCGTCATTGGCAAAGTTTCACGAGAAGGGTGA
- a CDS encoding UDP-N-acetylglucosamine 1-carboxyvinyltransferase, which produces MQKMIIEGGRPLAGRVSVSGAKNSAVALVPAALMANGHVTLENLPDIHDIDTLAEILQGAGANVKTENHRMKINAKNVRPLPLPNGKVKKLRASYYLMGAMLGRFKKAVIGMPGGCYLGPRPIDQHIKGFEALGATVENEHGALHIHAKELKGARIYLDVVSVGATINIMMAAVMAKGRTVIENAAKEPEIIDVATLLTNMGANIKGAGTNVIRIDGVEELNGCTHSIIPDRIEAGTYMIAGAAAGSEVVIDNVIPDHLEALTAKLRETGTGVEWYDNSVRVTGTERLQAVQLKTLVYPGFPTDLQQPFTALMTKAEGKTIVHDTIYPSRFKHVDELSRMGADVTTSEGTAIVRGPAQLQGVEVAASDLRAGAALIVAGLMAEGRTVITGFEHVARGYERIEHKLRYLGADIRLETISEQEMQEIKNS; this is translated from the coding sequence ATGCAGAAAATGATTATTGAAGGCGGCAGGCCCTTAGCAGGCCGGGTATCGGTCAGCGGAGCGAAAAACAGCGCGGTGGCGCTTGTACCGGCGGCATTGATGGCAAATGGCCATGTGACTCTCGAGAACCTTCCGGATATTCACGATATCGACACGCTGGCTGAGATTTTGCAGGGCGCGGGAGCGAATGTAAAAACAGAGAATCACCGGATGAAAATTAACGCGAAGAATGTCCGTCCGCTGCCGCTGCCAAACGGAAAAGTAAAGAAGCTGCGCGCTTCCTACTATCTGATGGGGGCAATGCTCGGCCGGTTTAAAAAAGCGGTTATCGGCATGCCGGGCGGCTGCTATCTTGGTCCGCGGCCGATTGATCAGCACATCAAAGGCTTTGAAGCCCTTGGTGCCACCGTCGAAAATGAACACGGAGCGCTTCATATCCATGCCAAAGAGCTGAAAGGAGCCCGCATCTACCTGGATGTGGTGAGTGTTGGGGCGACGATTAATATTATGATGGCGGCAGTCATGGCCAAGGGCCGGACAGTCATCGAAAACGCCGCGAAGGAACCGGAGATTATCGACGTAGCCACACTTTTAACAAATATGGGGGCAAATATTAAAGGCGCGGGTACAAACGTGATCCGTATTGACGGCGTGGAAGAATTAAATGGATGCACTCATTCGATTATTCCGGACCGGATTGAGGCGGGAACCTATATGATTGCCGGGGCAGCTGCGGGAAGCGAAGTAGTAATAGACAACGTCATTCCGGACCATCTCGAAGCATTAACGGCCAAGCTCCGGGAAACAGGGACAGGCGTGGAATGGTATGATAATTCGGTACGTGTCACCGGGACGGAGCGGCTGCAGGCCGTGCAGTTAAAAACACTCGTTTATCCCGGTTTTCCTACCGATCTGCAGCAGCCGTTCACAGCGCTGATGACAAAAGCGGAAGGAAAAACGATTGTTCACGACACCATCTATCCATCCCGGTTCAAGCATGTGGATGAGCTGTCGCGCATGGGAGCGGATGTAACCACCAGTGAAGGCACTGCGATTGTGCGTGGGCCCGCTCAGCTTCAGGGTGTAGAGGTGGCAGCGAGCGACCTGCGGGCCGGAGCTGCCCTGATCGTAGCCGGGCTGATGGCCGAAGGCCGTACCGTTATTACCGGCTTTGAGCATGTGGCCCGGGGCTATGAAAGGATTGAGCACAAATTGCGTTATTTAGGCGCTGATATTCGTTTAGAGACCATCAGTGAGCAGGAGATGCAGGAAATTAAAAATTCATAA
- the fba gene encoding class II fructose-1,6-bisphosphate aldolase — MPLVSMTEMLKTAQKNQYAVGQFNLNNMEFTQAILQAAEEEKSPVICGVSEGAARYMGGFETVVTLVKALMKEYNVTVPVAIHLDHGSSFENCMKAMKAGFTSVMIDGSHHPLEYNIEMTKRVVDAAHAIGVSVEAELGRVGGQEDDLVVSEAEEAYAIPAECKELVEQTGVDCFAAALGSVHGPYKGEPNLSFTRMEEIQQLVDVPFVLHGGTGIPTEDVKKAIRYGHAKVNVNTESQMSSAAKVREVLAEQPNQYDPRKYLGPARDAVKETVKFKMQEFGSSNQA; from the coding sequence ATGCCATTGGTATCAATGACGGAAATGCTGAAAACAGCACAGAAAAATCAGTATGCCGTAGGACAGTTCAACCTGAACAACATGGAATTCACCCAGGCCATTCTTCAGGCGGCTGAAGAGGAAAAATCTCCAGTAATCTGCGGTGTTTCTGAAGGCGCGGCCCGCTACATGGGCGGCTTCGAAACAGTCGTTACCCTGGTAAAAGCGTTGATGAAAGAATACAACGTAACAGTACCTGTAGCTATTCACCTCGACCACGGCTCGAGCTTTGAAAACTGCATGAAGGCAATGAAAGCTGGATTTACTTCTGTAATGATCGACGGGTCCCACCACCCGCTTGAATACAACATCGAAATGACTAAGCGCGTTGTAGATGCCGCACATGCGATCGGCGTATCTGTAGAAGCCGAGCTTGGCCGTGTAGGCGGACAGGAAGACGACCTGGTCGTTTCTGAAGCGGAAGAAGCTTATGCTATTCCTGCAGAGTGTAAAGAGCTTGTAGAGCAGACTGGTGTTGACTGCTTCGCAGCAGCGCTTGGTTCTGTACACGGCCCGTACAAAGGCGAGCCAAACCTCAGCTTTACCCGCATGGAAGAGATACAGCAGCTTGTGGACGTTCCATTCGTTCTGCACGGTGGTACAGGCATTCCGACAGAAGACGTGAAAAAAGCGATCCGTTACGGTCACGCCAAAGTGAACGTAAATACGGAAAGCCAGATGTCCTCTGCGGCGAAGGTACGCGAAGTACTGGCAGAGCAGCCGAACCAGTATGATCCTCGTAAATACCTCGGCCCGGCACGCGATGCTGTCAAAGAAACAGTGAAGTTCAAAATGCAGGAATTTGGTTCTTCCAACCAGGCGTAA
- a CDS encoding FAD-dependent oxidoreductase — MKYVIIGGDAAGMSAAMQIYRQDENAEIITLEAGEIYSYAQCGLPYILGGEVEDSANLIARDVDTFREKYGIDARVNHEVTGVNADKKEVTGMDNNTGQPFQVTYDKLLVASGGRPLLPNWPGRELEGVHTLKTIPDAETIKTDLAHVNHVTVVGGGYIGLEVAENCIHAGKKVTLLQRGDQLAGIFDPDMAEYIAEEAEANGIELLFGENVQHLSGKSRVEAVHTDRRVVETDAVIAGVGLRPNTEMVSKCGLFRHGNGALQVNRYMETNVPDIYAAGDCATQFHRIKEIDDYLPLGTHANKQGRVAGLNMAGSVKSFKGVTGTSILRFFSLTLGKTGISEAEAADMRFPNRSEMLTTSSHAGYFPGNTRLHIKVTYCPDTGIILGGQLIGGDGTDKRLDVLATALFHRMTISEFEDLDLSYAPPYNKVWDPLQQVIRRAK; from the coding sequence ATGAAATACGTTATTATCGGCGGAGACGCCGCCGGCATGAGTGCAGCCATGCAGATCTACCGGCAGGATGAGAACGCAGAAATTATTACACTTGAAGCTGGGGAAATATATTCCTACGCCCAGTGCGGCCTTCCTTACATACTCGGGGGCGAAGTCGAAGACAGCGCGAATTTAATCGCCCGCGACGTCGACACATTTCGGGAAAAGTACGGCATTGATGCCCGGGTCAACCACGAGGTAACCGGCGTTAATGCGGATAAAAAAGAAGTCACCGGGATGGATAACAATACTGGACAACCGTTTCAGGTTACGTATGACAAACTGCTCGTCGCCTCCGGCGGGCGTCCGCTTCTGCCAAACTGGCCGGGGCGGGAGCTTGAAGGCGTTCATACACTAAAAACGATTCCGGACGCCGAAACGATCAAAACAGATCTGGCGCACGTTAACCATGTCACTGTCGTAGGAGGCGGTTACATTGGCCTGGAGGTGGCGGAAAACTGCATTCATGCCGGAAAGAAAGTGACGCTTCTGCAGCGCGGTGATCAGCTTGCGGGCATATTTGATCCTGACATGGCAGAATACATCGCCGAGGAAGCGGAAGCGAACGGCATTGAGCTGCTGTTTGGAGAGAACGTTCAGCATTTATCAGGCAAAAGCCGGGTCGAAGCTGTCCATACCGACCGGCGGGTAGTTGAAACCGATGCAGTGATCGCCGGCGTCGGTCTGCGCCCGAACACGGAAATGGTGTCCAAATGCGGACTGTTCCGGCACGGCAACGGTGCCCTTCAGGTGAACCGCTATATGGAAACCAACGTCCCTGATATATATGCCGCCGGGGACTGCGCTACCCAGTTTCACCGGATCAAGGAGATCGATGATTACCTTCCGCTCGGAACCCATGCCAACAAGCAGGGGCGGGTCGCCGGCCTGAACATGGCTGGAAGCGTAAAGTCCTTTAAAGGAGTAACCGGCACCTCTATTCTCCGCTTTTTCAGCCTGACGCTTGGAAAAACCGGCATCTCCGAGGCGGAGGCTGCGGACATGCGCTTTCCGAACCGCAGTGAGATGCTTACTACATCAAGCCATGCCGGCTATTTCCCGGGAAATACCAGACTTCATATTAAAGTCACGTACTGTCCGGACACAGGTATTATACTTGGCGGTCAGCTTATCGGCGGCGACGGCACAGACAAACGGCTCGATGTGCTGGCAACCGCCCTATTCCACCGTATGACGATCAGCGAGTTTGAGGATTTGGACCTGAGCTACGCACCGCCGTACAATAAAGTGTGGGATCCGCTCCAGCAGGTGATCCGCCGGGCGAAGTAG